The Streptomyces noursei ATCC 11455 sequence AAAGAAACGGCTTGCCGTATTGCCCGTATTTGCGGGCAAACGTAAAGATCTGCGGGCTGGGGTTCCGCTCCTCCCCCATGAGTAGTACAAAGGACTTAACGGCCCGCGAGACCAAGGACATCCGAGAGGAACGCCTTTAACGCATCGAGGCCCACGGACCGACGCATGAATGCCGAGCACCCACGCGACGCCGACCCGTCGATTACGGGCCAGCCGCACCAGGTAAGCGGACAACGAATCCGACCTGATGGGCAAAAATCCGTGCACGCTTGGTAACTCGACAGACGTGCCAGCGGCGGTACCTCAGGGTTGGTACCGCCGCAACCCGTGTCGGGGCCGTGCGCCGCGTCGTTACGCCGCACCGCGCTGCAGCGCCTCGCAGACCGCCGTGCTCTCCCGTACACCCAGCTCGACCGCGCGCCCGCAGTGGGCGATCCACTGCGCCATGCCTTCCGGGGTGCCCGAGACGTACCCCTGGAGGGCCGCCGTGTAGGCCGCGCTCCCCTGTTCCGCGTGCCCGACCTCGGCCGGGCAGATCGCCTTCGGGTCCAGACCGCTGCCGACCAGCACGATCCGCTCCGCCGTCCGCGCGACCAGCCCGTTGTACGAGCCGAAGGGCCGCAGCGCCATCAGTTCGCCGTGCACCACCGCGGCCGTCACCAGGGCCGGCGCCGCGGTGCCCGCCAGCAGCAGCCGGGACAGCCCGTCCAACCGCCCTGCGACCTCGTCGGCGTCCGGCAACGGCAGCTCGACCAGCGGCTCGTCCACCGGCTCGGCACCCTGCCGGGGCCGCCCTACCGTCTCGTCGTCCACACCGCCGCCGGCCGCGACCAGATGGAGCCGGGCCAGCACCCGCAGCGGCGACTGCCGCCAGACGCTCAGCAGTTGGCCCGCCTCGGCGGTCAGCCGCAGCGCCGCGCCGACCGTGCGCGGCTCGCCCCCGGCACCGAAGTCGGTGCGCCGCCGGACCTCTTCCAGCGCCCAGTCCGCCCCGGAGAGCGCCGCGGAGGCCCGGGCCCCGCGCAGCGCCGCCTCGGCGGTGATCTCGGTGCTGCGGCGTCGCATGACCCGGTGCCCGTAGACCCGGTCGACGGCCTTGCGGACGGAGTCCACGGAGTCGGCGACCCCCGGGAGCGACGCCAGGGGCGCGAGCGGGTCGTTGCTCGCCTGCGGGGGTTCGGGGGGCGTCCCCCCGGAGATTCCAGCCATGAGGACGACCCTACGCACCACCAGGCCGGACCCCTCGAAGGAGTGGTCTTCTTCACGTAAACCACCCGCCGAGAGGTTTGCCACACCTAGCCTGCCGAACATGAAGATCGCTTTCGTAGGCAAGGGCGGCAGTGGCAAGACCACGCTGTCCTCCCTGTTCATCCGGCACCTCGCCGCGGCCCGGATCCCCGTCATCGCGGTGGACGCCGACATCAACCAGCACCTGGGCGTCGCGCTCGGCATGGACGAGGCGGAGGCCGCCGCACTGCCCGCGATGGGCGCTCAGCTCCCGTTGATCAAGGACTACTTGCGTGGCGACAACCCCCGCATCCCGTCCACCGAGACGATGATCAAGACCACTCCTCCCGGTGAGGGGTCGCGGCTGCTGCGGGTCTGCGAGGACAACCCGGTCTACGACGCCTGCGCGCGGGCGCTGGCCCTCGACGACGGGGCGGTGCGGCTGCTGGCCACCGGCCCGTTCACCGAGTCCGATCTGGGCGTGGCCTGCTACCACTCCAAGGTCGGCGCGGTCGAGCTGTACCTGAACCACCTCGTCGACGGCCGCAGGGAGTACGTCGTCGTCGACATGACCGCCGGATCGGACTCCTTCGCCTCCGGGATGTTCACCCGTTTCGACATGACCTTCCTGGTCGCCGAGCCGACCCGTAAGGGCATCGCGGTCTACCGCCAGTACAAGGAGTACGCGCGGGACTTCGGCGTCCCGTTGAAGGTCGTCGGAAACAAGGTCCAGGGGGCGGACGATCTGGCGTTCCTGCGTGCCGAGGTGGGCGAGGACCTGCTGGTGTGCGTCGGTCACTCGGACTGGGTGCGGGCCGTGGAGAAGGGGCGTCCGGCCCCCTTCGCCCTCCTGGAGGAGGCCAACCGCCGTGCCCTGGAGGGCCTGCACGACACCGCCGATGCCTCCTACGAGCGCCGCGACTGGGAGCGCTACACACGCCAGATGGTGCACTTCCACCTGAAGAACGCGGAGAGCTGGGGCAACGCCAAGACCGGGGCCGACCTGGCGGCCCAGGTCGACCCCGCCTTCGTGCTCTTCGAGGGGGCGGCTACCCCACAACCGGCGTGATCCGGGCGGCCGGCGCCGGACCGGATGCCTCCGGGGTATCGGAGAGGTACACCGCCCAGCCGTCCTCCGGCGCCCGGCCCACCGGCAGGTCCTGGAGCTTGGCCAGCACCTGCGGGTCCTGGACGTCCAGCCAGTCGCTCAACTGCTTGAAGCTGACACAGCGCACGCCTTCACGGGGGCAGATCTCCTTGATCGCCTCTTCGACGGCCTTCATGTAGGTGCCGCCGTTCCACGACTCGAAGTGG is a genomic window containing:
- a CDS encoding oxidoreductase, yielding MAGISGGTPPEPPQASNDPLAPLASLPGVADSVDSVRKAVDRVYGHRVMRRRSTEITAEAALRGARASAALSGADWALEEVRRRTDFGAGGEPRTVGAALRLTAEAGQLLSVWRQSPLRVLARLHLVAAGGGVDDETVGRPRQGAEPVDEPLVELPLPDADEVAGRLDGLSRLLLAGTAAPALVTAAVVHGELMALRPFGSYNGLVARTAERIVLVGSGLDPKAICPAEVGHAEQGSAAYTAALQGYVSGTPEGMAQWIAHCGRAVELGVRESTAVCEALQRGAA
- a CDS encoding ATP-binding protein is translated as MKIAFVGKGGSGKTTLSSLFIRHLAAARIPVIAVDADINQHLGVALGMDEAEAAALPAMGAQLPLIKDYLRGDNPRIPSTETMIKTTPPGEGSRLLRVCEDNPVYDACARALALDDGAVRLLATGPFTESDLGVACYHSKVGAVELYLNHLVDGRREYVVVDMTAGSDSFASGMFTRFDMTFLVAEPTRKGIAVYRQYKEYARDFGVPLKVVGNKVQGADDLAFLRAEVGEDLLVCVGHSDWVRAVEKGRPAPFALLEEANRRALEGLHDTADASYERRDWERYTRQMVHFHLKNAESWGNAKTGADLAAQVDPAFVLFEGAATPQPA